The Thermodesulfobacteriota bacterium sequence TCAAGCTCGCCATCGACGGCCCCATCGCCCGGGGCGCGCCCGGGGAGCTCCTGCCCTACGCGGTCCTCTTCCTGGCCGCCCAACTCCTGGAGGGGCTGCTCGACGCGGCCCAGACGATGCTCGTGCGCATTCGGGGCGAGGACGTGCTGCGCTCCCTGCGCTCGGCCCTCTTCGCCAAGGCACAGCGCCTCCCGGCCGGCTACTTCGACGCCACCCCCGCGGGCCGCACCCTGTCGCGGATCACCTCGGACGTGGTGGCGCTCTCCGACCTCTTCAGCTCGGGCGTCGCGGCCCTGGTGGGGGACGTGCTCCTCCTGGTGGGCATCCTCGCCGCGATGGTGCACCTGGACCCGTTTCTCGCCCTGGTCTCCTGCGCGACCCTACCGCTTCTCCTGGGCGTCACCGAGGTCTTCCGGCGGCGCATGCGGGCCGTCTACCGGACCACCCGGGAGAAGACCGCGCGCCTCACCGGCCGGCTCCAGGAGTTCCTGCGGGGCACCGAGGTCCTGCGGGCCTTCGGCGCCGAGACGTGGGCGGAAGGCGAGTTTGGCCGGGCCAACGCCGAGCACCGCGACGCCTTTCTACGCTCCGTGACCCTCTACGCCCTCTTCTTCCCGCTGGTGGAGCTCGTGGCCGCCCTGGCCCTGGCGTTCCTGCTCTGGCAGGGGGGCGGCGCCGTGGTGCGGGAGGCGGTCACGTTCGGTGTGCTCGTGGCCTTCATCGAGTACCTGCAGAAGTTCTTCCGGCCCTTGCGGGACCTGAGCGAGAAGTACAACGTCCTCCAGGCCTCTCTGGCGGCCGTGGAGCGCATCGCCGAGTTCCTGGACCTGCCCGAGGAGGCTCCCGGGGGCTCGGGCCGGCCGCGGCTGGGGGGGGCCCTGGAGCTCGACCGCGTGGGCTTCGCCTACGACGGCGGCCCCCCCGTGCTCCAGGACCTCTCCCTGGCCGTCCGCCCCGGGGAGGTCGTGGCCCTGGTGGGACCCACCGGGGCGGGCAAGTCAACCCTGGTGAGCCTGCTCCTGGGCTTCCACAGCCCCACCGCGGGAACCCTGCGGGTGGACGGGCGCGACCTCAGGGACCTGGAGCTCGGGTCCTACCGGGAGCAGGTGGCCCTGGTGCCCCAGGAGGTGTTCCTCTTCCGGGGCACGGTGCTCGACAACATCTGCCTGGGCCGGCCCCAGGTGGACCGCGCCGCCGCAGAGGCGGCCGCC is a genomic window containing:
- a CDS encoding ABC transporter ATP-binding protein; translation: MSRAAGGREVPDRAVDWRLLRRLWPFVKPYAASFGAGIALMGLAAAAKLAGPYLIKLAIDGPIARGAPGELLPYAVLFLAAQLLEGLLDAAQTMLVRIRGEDVLRSLRSALFAKAQRLPAGYFDATPAGRTLSRITSDVVALSDLFSSGVAALVGDVLLLVGILAAMVHLDPFLALVSCATLPLLLGVTEVFRRRMRAVYRTTREKTARLTGRLQEFLRGTEVLRAFGAETWAEGEFGRANAEHRDAFLRSVTLYALFFPLVELVAALALAFLLWQGGGAVVREAVTFGVLVAFIEYLQKFFRPLRDLSEKYNVLQASLAAVERIAEFLDLPEEAPGGSGRPRLGGALELDRVGFAYDGGPPVLQDLSLAVRPGEVVALVGPTGAGKSTLVSLLLGFHSPTAGTLRVDGRDLRDLELGSYREQVALVPQEVFLFRGTVLDNICLGRPQVDRAAAEAAARAVGLHEAVLALPKGYDTPVLEEGALLSAGQRQLVAFARALAGSPRLLVLDEATSEVDQATEAQIEGALETLFQGRTSLVVAHRLATVRRAHRVVVLVRGRVAEEGTHGELLRRGGLYRTLYELQFRRPAA